Part of the Geobacter pickeringii genome, CGGTCGAGAATCACCACGGCCCGGCCGTCCTCGGCGCAGCGGGCCATGATGAAGGGGCTCATCATGACGTTTCCCATGGTGACTATGGCCCCCAGGTGGTGAAGCGGCACCTGCATCTGGAGTTCGCCCTTCACCTCGACCTTGACGGTTTCGTGATCGAGGCAGACGTAGGCCCCCTGAGTCATGACGTAGAGGGTGTTGAGGATCTGTTTCATGGTTTTTTCCCTTTCAGCCGCTTCCGGCTCTCCGGTTCCACCAGGAAATTTTCCGGCGTCACCACCCGCTCGCCGGTCTCCACCTCCAGCTTCTCCCGCGCTTCGCCGGCAATCCTCCCCCCCTTGTGGGCCGCCACCTTGTTTTCGGGAAAGCCTTGAGAGTCCTGCTTCCGCGCGATCTCCGTCGTGGCCGCCTCGCCCAGCATCGAGAAGATCAGTTCCAGATCGGTCATGTGGTCGCGCAGGTTTTCCCGCTCCAGTCCCTTGAACTGCTTGTACTCGCCCGGGGTCATGCCGAAGGCTGCCTTGGAGATTTCGGCGGTCAGGATGGCGTACTCGGGCTCATCTTTAACCCCTCTATTCTTCCATTCCTCCGTCAATTCCGCCCGAATGGCGATACCGCGCATCCGCTTCTCGATCCAGGCGTCGGAGTATCCCTTGGCCTTGTACAACTCGCGGGTGCGTTTCGTGGCAAGCTCGGGGTCTTCGATCTCCTGGACCCGCTCGTAGCCAACCTTTGCCAGCCAGCGTTTGAAGGGCTCGGCCTTGGGGGATGGGATGGACTGGATGATGCGGAACATGCCTTCGGTATTGGCACAATCGGTTGTCCTGAGCTTCCCGTCTGGAGCGGGGAGCTTCAACCCGTGACAAAATGTCACGACTTCACTTCCCTCCTCGTTAAGTCGCTGTTTCAACTTTCGCCAGTACGCTCCGGCATCTGGACTGTCCGTTAATGCGCCACAGACATCCACCACCGAAAACCACCATTCACCATTATGAAGTGTTCTACGGATCTCCTTGCTCTGGAAAACCACCAGCTTCGTTTCCATCCATACCTCCTTCAGATTGCAAACAATTCCCGCGCCGCCCTGCGGTTTCTGTCCTTCTCGGCAACGACGGCAGGAAGGCATGATTCCTTCAGTGAGCAATGGGTGCAGCGTTTGTCGTTCACCGGCGGCGGGATGCTGGCTTGCGTCAGCAGTGCCTGGACACTTTCGGCCGCTTTTTCCACGTGTCCCCGCATTGCGGCGGTAAAAACAACTTCCCGCCGCTCCCGCGAGCCGTGCCAGAAGAGCGCTCCTTTCTCCACCGACACCCCGAACATCTCTTCGAGGCAGATGGCCTGGGCGCAGAGTTGCAAGGCCTCATGGTGGCCGGCCCGGTGCCTGCCCGACTTGTATTCCACCGGATAGGGCGTCTCACCGTGAAACTCCACCAGATCGGCCTTGCCGACGAGGTTCAGCCGTTTCGACCAGAGGGGAAGCGCGCGTTCATAACGGATGCCCGCCACGTCATGGGACGACTCCGCATCCACGTTTTCATGCACGTCGCGGCCACGCATGGTGTAGAGGTTTTCGCCCCACACCTGCTCCACGTGGATGAGGGCGCACTGGCGGGGGCAGTAGCTGTAGTGCTCCAGGGCGGAGATCATGACGGGGTCGGTGGGTTCGTTCATAACAATCCTTCATGAATTGCCCAATCGTTGTGTCATCATTAGGGCAATTCGTGAATTGCCCCTACAGGTCTGGGTTTTCTTCGTCATCGGCCCATTTCAGGGGATTGCAACGGATGTATTCCCGGATGCTGGTAAATTCCCTTTCATCTCGGATAACCCGTTCGTAATAATTGCGCTGCCATACGGGAATGCCTGCCCTGCCGCGCATTATGTTGATCTGTTTAGCGGTATTCATCTTGAAATAGCCGATTATTTTCGGGATCACCATATTTCGACGAGCCACCTGTAGGGGCAATTCATGAATTGCCCCTACACCACCGCCAATTTCATTCTCTTGAACCACCATGATCCCGTGAACATGGTTCGGCATGACGATGAATTCGTCCGTCGTCATGTTGGGAAACCGTTCCGCCAACCCGTGCCATGTTCCCTCCACCATCCGCCCCGCCTCGTTCAACTGCATGACCCCATCGACCACCCCGCCGAACAGGCATTCACGCCCTTGGACACACATCGTCACGAAATACACACCGCCCGAGGAATAATCATATTCCCGCAGGCGGATGGAACGGCGATGGTGAATATCGGGATTATAGGTCATTCAATTCGTCATCCGTAGGGGCGAACCTCGTGTTCGCCCTGGTTATTGGTTGGTATGTCGATGATGCGTAGGGGCAATTCATGAATTGCCCCTACACCTACCTCAAACCCCCTCAATTATTTCAGGTACCGGCACATTCAGTTCGTTGAACGTAATCAACGCATTCAAATCATCAGTGTCCACAACATTCAAACTCCTATGAACCTTGGCGGAAGAACACTGACCACTCGCACAATTGTGCTCCCACCAAACAACCTTCAGAACCTCCATGCTCCCCTCGGGACGGGCAGAAGAAGCATCGTTTTCGAACAACTGAGGCAGAACCGCCTTGATTGCCGCAGCATCATCGTCACTGAATCCGGTCTTGACGGCCAGTTGCGGATTCATGCTGCCGTAAAAGGTGTAGATACCACGATCAACACGGTGCTTCATGCCCATAGTATCGGAACCGCGCTTTGTTCCGTCCCCTTCACTGCTGACACTCTTGGTTATCTGGGTACTGGTCAAGCTCACCGGCGACACACTGAATGCCGACTGCACACTGACCGGTCCACGAATGCCGATGGAGACACCCTTATCATCTCCGCCATCCTCCCCCTTTGCCTTCTTGCCGCCCGTTGCCTTGAAAGCGAAAAGCTGCCCGAAAGCCCGAACGTCGAACCAGGTTTCGCACGCTTTTTTGGCAATTTCCTCTGGGGCCTTGATGCCCGCGAGGATTTCATCAGCCCGTGATTTCAGGCTAGGATGCTTGTCGTTCTTGCTGTCATCGGACTGAACAAAGATCGGTTTCCCGGCCTCCATCAGCCGATTACGAATCTTGCGCTTGATGCAGACATCGGAAACCTCGCCATTACCCTCATAGATAGTGCGGGGACGGTTGCCGTTGAGGGGATCACCATTCGGGTTTGCATTGACGACCTTGAAAACAACCGCAAAATCGATTTTCCTGGACAGACTCATGTGTATTCTCCTTTATGGGGTGTGTTTTTCAGTTATCTGAATCTTCGGATTTATCGGTTGCGTCCGGTCCGGCAACAGGCCTCAATGCAGCCCGCTGACAGTGATAGCCCAACAGGAATTCACCGCTCAACCGCTTGTCGGAGGAAAAATCATCCCTCTCAAAGAGGTCGCAAACAGCATCGATTTCCTGTTGAACAGCATTGAGAAAGCCATGACGCTTTCCATTCAATCTGACCTTGTAGGGCGTCAAGCCGGTTTCCAATACACGCCATGTGGAGTAAGGACGATCAGCAAAACGCTGCATCAGCTTTTCTGCACTTGTTGAGCGTTTCTCACCCCCCACGTAGAGCGCCCGCTCCTCCAGGCGCTCAGCCAGAGCGAGCAGACGACCGTAAAGATAATCCCTGCTTCTCAGTTCTCGATCCAATGCCATTGGATAACTCCTTTCCTTATGGTGATATCTGAACAACGCACATGCTATTCCCAGGGCCTTTTCCCATTCCCAGTATTCGATGCCGTTTCTGTTACTGGCTCTTCTGATACAAGACTCGACGAGATCACGAGGTATCAGCGCACCATCGACGATACAGGGAAGGAGACGCTCGATCGTTGCCTTCCTCAGCTTTTCGTCTATCCGTCTCCCATAGGCAACTTCGGCTATGTCACGAGGCGCAGGGGCGCCAAAGAAGATTCGATCCTTACCGAAATACTGTTGCCAGCAACACCCCGTATGCCACGACTCAATGCGTTCAAGGAACTCCGACCCGGTCAACTCCCGGTAATAACTGATCGCCATGCGTCCCGGCGTAGCCGAATCAAGGCCGATAACGACAACATCATCGGTCGATTTCAACTTCGCCGTATACCCTGCAATTCGCTTCGACAAAGCAGCCCCGATTTCCTGGGCGGTGTATCCAACCTTCGGTGGCGCTGTCTGCTCTCCTCCGAACAGAAATGAGAACGTGTCAGCCTGCGGATCGGGGACGTCCGCGCCGGACACGGCCCAGGCAACCACAGCCTGCTCACCGTCACGTCTTCCCTGGCGAGCAATCAGCCAACGCAACGCACTGTGAGCTTTCTGGGTGACCTGGAAACCAACACCACAGGCTTCATCAGCGGATGTGAACCGGCCACGGAAAGTATAACCGGAGAGATCATTGGAAGAGATAAGCTTGGCCTTGTCTCCATCATTCCGAATTTTCGCGGGATGCTGATCCGCCAGCGGGATTTCAGCCCCTGTTACGAAGCAGAGAGACTTGGTGCTTTTGAGGCTTCCGTAGTAGTTTTCCCATGATCGCCATAGTCCTTGATCAAGCCAAACCTCCGGTTGCGGATCACCGGGAGTTTCCACCGACCACCGCACAAAGGCATCAGCCTGCCAAGGTTTCTTTTTCCCTTTATTGTCATAACCACCCGGAAGCAACCTGAATATTTCAGGTGCAGCATTTTCACTCGTCCATTCATCAATCAACCTTGAATCATCCTCAGCATAAAGTGCAGATGCCTTAACAAGGTCAGCTATGACCTTTCGCTTCTCCACATAGGTCGCAACAGCCTTCAGCTTCCACTGCAGATTGTCCATTGCGATCCATTTTTTCAAAAGTTCTATGTAGTTATCAAAGCATGGATCTTTCTCCCCACCGTATTCACCATAATCTGCCGCAACATACTGCAGCTTGTCACACAGGGGGTGCGGAGTCGTTCCGCTGGTTCTTCCAGCCGAGTCTTCAGTCGCCGGAATAATGGTTCGTGCTCCCAATTTAGGAAGTACGGTAGCTCTGAGGAAATTCCCATCCGCATCTATGCTGATGGATATATGAGCATTCTGGGTAGTGTGACAAATAGGCAGAAGCGGCACTGAATCGCTTCGACTGCCGATAGCGTCGGTATTGTTCTCATAGGTCTGATACAACTTCTCAATCCAGCTCATCTAACAGTCCCTCCTCTCGCAACCCATTTGAACTGGGCGGATTGGGGATCATCTCCCGCACGAACTCGCGTGCCTTGTCACTGCTTTGTTGCAGGAATTCTTTCGGTTCAGGAAACAAGACAACACCATCTTTCATGACCGGTCGCCAGAAGCGGCTATGCAACTCCCTGGTTCCGGTTTCATCCGGATAGTCGAAACCGTGAAACATGAGGCCGTATGCCAGTTCGCCGCAACCGTCATATTCTCCTTTTCCTTCACCGAAAGCACACGGCTCCACATATCCCTGGCATTCTCGCGTGCCGAGAAAGACGTCCTGGCGCCCACCCTTTTCCACCATCCTTTTGGCTACATGCCAATGTTTGTCGGGGTCGCGATCATCTGCCAGGTCATTACGATAGGGGTTCCATTCGAAATGTGCCTGCACCTGATACTCCACGTCAGCCAGGTAGGTGTAGATTGCCAGGGTATTAAACGGTTCCTGTTTCTTGGCAGGGTCTTTTTCGCTCGGGTAGATACCATGGAAGACCAACGGCTTCATACTCTTTGACTGGGTGCGGATACGCCGCATGACCCGGACCTTGTCGATGACCCAGACGAAAGTCGGCTTCCAGTAGATAGATTTGGCAATCCCTTTGAGCGCCTCATAGGTGGGGATGTGATACGAACATTTCTCTCCGCCGATTTTGGTCAACGGATCGGTAAACAGCGCAAAGCGCCCCGTTACCTTGAAGTCAATACGGCTCCTCATTGTCACCTCCTGACACGATAAGTACCTTCATATCAGCCACCTCCTCTGTACTTACCCCGAACTGCTCGCTGTAATGGCGCTCGTCGAGATAATAGACACCGCTCCCCTTCCAGACCTCATACAAGCGACGTTTTTCATCTTTCAGTTTCTTCATCTCGTGCGGAAACAGGTTGACTGAATATCGTTGCGCCTCTTTGAGCAAACGCCCCTTCTCCTCATATCCGGCGCACAATAACTTGGCGATTATTTTCTCTCCTTCGGCATACGGCACGATCACCCCCTCGGTGGGGGAGTCAATGGCCTTGAATGCCCTAGCTGCACTCATGAACGATTGGCGCAGAAAGAGGGGGGGTGCCTGCTTCCGCTCGTTGAGGTAAATCTGGACGGAATCATTATTGATTGAAAGCAGGTTCAACAAATCATCATTCCGCGCTATATCCTTGATGTCCCTGCCGGACACCGGGAAAGCCATTTCATGGGCTCGTTGGAAAAAGTAGTAGTGATAGAAACACTCCATCGCCTTCGGGCTTTGCAAATCATAGTCAAAGGCTGCAGGATCATGCTCGAATTCGCGCAAAACACGTTTCGTGACATCCTGTGCCAATCTGATTTCAGGAAGTCTGTCCAGTCCCTCGTTTGCCGCATTGACGATCAAGACCCTGCCGGTTTCCCGCAAACCGTTACGGTTGCAACGCCCGGCTGCCTGGGCAATGGAGTCGATTCCGGACAGGTAGCGGATTACCGTGCCGAAATCCACATCCACACCGGCCTCGATCAGTTGGGTGCTGATGCAGATGACCGGTGAAGGATTCTGCGGGTCGAGGCAGACTTTAACTTTATCGAGAACCGCTGTCCGGTGAGCGGGGCACATACTCGTGCTCAGGTGGTGGACATGCTCCGTTCTGCCCTGGAGGCGTCGATAGAGCTCCCGCGCCTGAGCCTTCTTGTTGACAATGATTAGCACGCTGCCCGATGCGTCAAGCTCCTCCAACGCGGTTTCCGCCACTTCGTCTTCCGTCCAGCCCTCGTCTTTGCATCGGTTTTCAATTTTGGTGCGATGCAGATCCCTGAAAAGTCCTCCAACATCGCGCATGATTTGCGGATTATCGGAAAGCCGAGCCGCCCCCTTCTTATGCTCAACCCTGTCCAGAAGCGGCTGCGTTGCCGTACAGAACATGGCTGTTGAACCACATTGGCCGACCAGAAAGTTGATGGCATTGTTGAAAAGGTGAACGGTGCGAATCGGTATGGTCTGAATTTCGTCAAAGATGATGACGGCATTGGCAAGCTGATGGAGCCGCCGCACCCCACGGGTGCCGGCGGCAAAAAGGGTTTCCAGAAATTGCACGGCAGTGGTGTAGATGATGGGTGCATCCCAGTTCTCGGCCAGAAGCTTGCTCTCGTCGGTGTCCTGTTCAGGGGTGAGATTGGAGTGATGTTCAAGCACGACCTGTTTACAGCCCTCCTCAAGGGGGGCGAAAACTGACCGGGCGACACGGGCATTCTGATCGATGATCGAAGTATAGGGAACCACGTAGATGATGCGATCCATCTGGTGCTTGGCCGCATGATGGAGGCCGAAACGGAGACTGGCAAGGGTCTTGCCGCCGCCGGTCGGAACAGTTAACTGAAAAAGCCCCTTTTCCCTCGCTGCAAACTTCAGGCACGATCTGGAAATGTCGGCCCTCACCTCGTCAATCCGGTTTTTCGCCGTAAACCCTGAAAGATGGGTTTCGAGCAGATCGATCAGCGGCTGCCAAGGCTGTTTAGTGGGCGGCTTACGCTCGGCAGAATTCAGACGATCCGCATCAATCAGCGTGCTGAAGAGAAAACGAACCAGAAAGCCCAGCATGAATTGGCCCACTTCCGGCGATGGAACTCCATGTCTGAGCAGCTCAAGCCGACACCGCAGTTCTTCCTCGATTTGAGGCGAAGTCAACAATTTCTGAACACTGCTCCACACATTTTCTTCCAGATTTTTTGCCACACAACCATAATGAGTCTTTTCATCCGGCTTTTGCATCCGTTTGTTGAACACATCGGTGCCGTCCGGCGCAAGGCAGTCAATAAGGCCGGAATGGTGCGACACAATGCAGAGTGACATCATGTCAGCGGCTATCTGCCAAAATTGAGTGTTCCTCCCATGCTTTCGCAGATACTGAGCCCCTGCCGAGGAATGATCGATCTTGCCCTTCTTGTCCTGAGAGTCGACATAGTCGTCATCGTCCGGTTCGATCTTTCCTGCCGAGGATTTGATATATGTTTGGAAGTCCTTGGAGTACTTTCCAAAATCATGCAGGAGACCCATTAATGCACCCAACGCAGGTAAGCCGATTTTACCGGCAAACAGAGATGCAAGGACGGAAGTCCCCTCAAGATGCTCTAAAAGGGTTTGCGGTGTGCCGTCCTGCCGCCGATATCGTGCGACAAAAACAGAGCCATGATTTCCTTCCACTGAACATCTCCTCCTCTGAATTCAACTGCCATTCGACAGAAACCAAAAAGTGAACCTATCTTAACTCGAACTTGCAACAGAATAAGTCATAAACTTTCTCTCAAAAAGAAAGCCGCCCTACCGGAACAATCCGATGCAGGCGGCTTTCTTCATAAAGAAAATATCAGAACAAGGAGTCATCCAACTCCTCCAGCAATCATCAAATCAAATAATTAATAAAGTCAAATACTCTCTTACCCATAAACATGTCAAGGAATTTGCCCCGCCAGCATCACGCACGATCGAGTCCCATATTCAATCGAATCAACCCGTCATGACCTTTCCTGCACCGCTTCATATGACCCCATGCAACGCCCCGCCGGCGGCGCCAAGGGCATCGACGCGCCGTTCGATTTCAGGCACGTCCACCAGCGGCGGCGCATGGTGGGGCTTAATCCGGGCGTCGATGACGAGCGACCCCTCGCACCCCCAGTGCTTTGCGCGGGTCTGCTCGCCGATGCCGGAGATGTCGGTGGCGGGGTTGGAGCGGGTGAAGGTGACCCAGAGGAAGTTGTTGAGGGTTCGGGCGGTGAAGTCGCTGTCGTCGCAGATGACGATCAGGGGAAAGCGGTTGATGGGGTCGTCCGGAGCGAAGAACGAGCAGAAGCGGTTCAGGTCGCGGGATTCGGCGAAGGCGCCCCCCTGCACCGCCAGGACTCCGGGGAGGCAGACGCAGGGGGTGCTGAACCCTTCGGGGAGGCGGAGACCGGCGGGGAGCTCGGCCGGCAGTTCGCGGCGCTTCTCGCCGGCAGCGGCGATGACCACCTTTGACCCTTCGTTGAGGCCGCTCCCCGAGTAGTCGAGGGTGTCGATGGTGGTGCGGGTCTGAAAGTGGAGATCGCGCCGCCAGTCGACCCGCTCCAGCATAAAGCGGAGAAATGCGTCCACATGGTGGATGTCGGGGGGGTTGTCCTCGTGGGGAGAGATGAAGAGGTACTTGGCAAGGGAGAGCTGGCCGTTGCCCAAAATGGCGTTGGCGATGGTCAGGAGTTCCCGCGGTTGGCGCGATTCCGCGTAAGGAACATAGCGCTCGGAGCCGATGGCCAGCAGCAGCGGATGAACCCCGGCTGCATCGACGGCGTGGACCGCCTTCACCCCCGGCAGGACTTCGGGGATCAGGAGTCCGGTCAGTTCATGGATGAAGGCGCCGAAGGTGGTGTCCTCCTGGGGAGGGCGACCGAC contains:
- a CDS encoding Bro-N domain-containing protein — translated: MPSCRRCREGQKPQGGAGIVCNLKEVWMETKLVVFQSKEIRRTLHNGEWWFSVVDVCGALTDSPDAGAYWRKLKQRLNEEGSEVVTFCHGLKLPAPDGKLRTTDCANTEGMFRIIQSIPSPKAEPFKRWLAKVGYERVQEIEDPELATKRTRELYKAKGYSDAWIEKRMRGIAIRAELTEEWKNRGVKDEPEYAILTAEISKAAFGMTPGEYKQFKGLERENLRDHMTDLELIFSMLGEAATTEIARKQDSQGFPENKVAAHKGGRIAGEAREKLEVETGERVVTPENFLVEPESRKRLKGKKP
- the cas4 gene encoding CRISPR-associated protein Cas4 → MNEPTDPVMISALEHYSYCPRQCALIHVEQVWGENLYTMRGRDVHENVDAESSHDVAGIRYERALPLWSKRLNLVGKADLVEFHGETPYPVEYKSGRHRAGHHEALQLCAQAICLEEMFGVSVEKGALFWHGSRERREVVFTAAMRGHVEKAAESVQALLTQASIPPPVNDKRCTHCSLKESCLPAVVAEKDRNRRAARELFAI
- a CDS encoding transposase, with the translated sequence MTYNPDIHHRRSIRLREYDYSSGGVYFVTMCVQGRECLFGGVVDGVMQLNEAGRMVEGTWHGLAERFPNMTTDEFIVMPNHVHGIMVVQENEIGGGVGAIHELPLQVARRNMVIPKIIGYFKMNTAKQINIMRGRAGIPVWQRNYYERVIRDEREFTSIREYIRCNPLKWADDEENPDL
- the cas7c gene encoding type I-C CRISPR-associated protein Cas7/Csd2, translating into MSLSRKIDFAVVFKVVNANPNGDPLNGNRPRTIYEGNGEVSDVCIKRKIRNRLMEAGKPIFVQSDDSKNDKHPSLKSRADEILAGIKAPEEIAKKACETWFDVRAFGQLFAFKATGGKKAKGEDGGDDKGVSIGIRGPVSVQSAFSVSPVSLTSTQITKSVSSEGDGTKRGSDTMGMKHRVDRGIYTFYGSMNPQLAVKTGFSDDDAAAIKAVLPQLFENDASSARPEGSMEVLKVVWWEHNCASGQCSSAKVHRSLNVVDTDDLNALITFNELNVPVPEIIEGV
- the cas8c gene encoding type I-C CRISPR-associated protein Cas8c/Csd1, with translation MSWIEKLYQTYENNTDAIGSRSDSVPLLPICHTTQNAHISISIDADGNFLRATVLPKLGARTIIPATEDSAGRTSGTTPHPLCDKLQYVAADYGEYGGEKDPCFDNYIELLKKWIAMDNLQWKLKAVATYVEKRKVIADLVKASALYAEDDSRLIDEWTSENAAPEIFRLLPGGYDNKGKKKPWQADAFVRWSVETPGDPQPEVWLDQGLWRSWENYYGSLKSTKSLCFVTGAEIPLADQHPAKIRNDGDKAKLISSNDLSGYTFRGRFTSADEACGVGFQVTQKAHSALRWLIARQGRRDGEQAVVAWAVSGADVPDPQADTFSFLFGGEQTAPPKVGYTAQEIGAALSKRIAGYTAKLKSTDDVVVIGLDSATPGRMAISYYRELTGSEFLERIESWHTGCCWQQYFGKDRIFFGAPAPRDIAEVAYGRRIDEKLRKATIERLLPCIVDGALIPRDLVESCIRRASNRNGIEYWEWEKALGIACALFRYHHKERSYPMALDRELRSRDYLYGRLLALAERLEERALYVGGEKRSTSAEKLMQRFADRPYSTWRVLETGLTPYKVRLNGKRHGFLNAVQQEIDAVCDLFERDDFSSDKRLSGEFLLGYHCQRAALRPVAGPDATDKSEDSDN
- the cas5c gene encoding type I-C CRISPR-associated protein Cas5c; its protein translation is MRSRIDFKVTGRFALFTDPLTKIGGEKCSYHIPTYEALKGIAKSIYWKPTFVWVIDKVRVMRRIRTQSKSMKPLVFHGIYPSEKDPAKKQEPFNTLAIYTYLADVEYQVQAHFEWNPYRNDLADDRDPDKHWHVAKRMVEKGGRQDVFLGTRECQGYVEPCAFGEGKGEYDGCGELAYGLMFHGFDYPDETGTRELHSRFWRPVMKDGVVLFPEPKEFLQQSSDKAREFVREMIPNPPSSNGLREEGLLDELD
- a CDS encoding CRISPR-associated helicase/endonuclease Cas3, whose protein sequence is MEGNHGSVFVARYRRQDGTPQTLLEHLEGTSVLASLFAGKIGLPALGALMGLLHDFGKYSKDFQTYIKSSAGKIEPDDDDYVDSQDKKGKIDHSSAGAQYLRKHGRNTQFWQIAADMMSLCIVSHHSGLIDCLAPDGTDVFNKRMQKPDEKTHYGCVAKNLEENVWSSVQKLLTSPQIEEELRCRLELLRHGVPSPEVGQFMLGFLVRFLFSTLIDADRLNSAERKPPTKQPWQPLIDLLETHLSGFTAKNRIDEVRADISRSCLKFAAREKGLFQLTVPTGGGKTLASLRFGLHHAAKHQMDRIIYVVPYTSIIDQNARVARSVFAPLEEGCKQVVLEHHSNLTPEQDTDESKLLAENWDAPIIYTTAVQFLETLFAAGTRGVRRLHQLANAVIIFDEIQTIPIRTVHLFNNAINFLVGQCGSTAMFCTATQPLLDRVEHKKGAARLSDNPQIMRDVGGLFRDLHRTKIENRCKDEGWTEDEVAETALEELDASGSVLIIVNKKAQARELYRRLQGRTEHVHHLSTSMCPAHRTAVLDKVKVCLDPQNPSPVICISTQLIEAGVDVDFGTVIRYLSGIDSIAQAAGRCNRNGLRETGRVLIVNAANEGLDRLPEIRLAQDVTKRVLREFEHDPAAFDYDLQSPKAMECFYHYYFFQRAHEMAFPVSGRDIKDIARNDDLLNLLSINNDSVQIYLNERKQAPPLFLRQSFMSAARAFKAIDSPTEGVIVPYAEGEKIIAKLLCAGYEEKGRLLKEAQRYSVNLFPHEMKKLKDEKRRLYEVWKGSGVYYLDERHYSEQFGVSTEEVADMKVLIVSGGDNEEPY